The Xenopus tropicalis strain Nigerian chromosome 1, UCB_Xtro_10.0, whole genome shotgun sequence DNA segment agctagaaaaaaggagaaaaggcacaggttacatagcagataacagataaactctgtagaatacaatagtgttttatctgttatctgctaagtgcctgtgccttttctcctttgaatggctgaccccatggctacacagctgcattctttatataaaccatagtagtgtttctgaggcaaacacaccagttgtaccagtgcagggcagcagtgcattatattggaatttcttttatacacttgaattttttggtgttactgttcctttaaagtcctACTCATTTCCCTCATGACAAACAAGGTGGTATACAGGGAggcaaacatcccctttaaggttcTACAGACAAAGCTCACATATGCAGTCCATTGGATATAgcatatactaaaagttattataACTGTTAAAGTTGTACAACGTCCTTTATGCCTCTCTTCTTAAAAACcaattttctgttttttctattaacttatctttctatgggCCCTATTCTATTAATCTTCATTATTGTCTCtgattcaaactactgcctggttgctagggagaATTAGACCCTGGCAGCCAGTTAGCTATATATAGATTCTTCAATCTGCTGGTAAGAGGCTGTTACGTAGATGCAAATGCCAAGCCTGCTGAAGCTGTTGCAGGTACAAAGCCCATTCTAGTTCTGAGCAGGTAGTTTTCTTGGAAAACACTTAACATAGTACAGATACTCTGGGTAAGAGACATCATGCAAAGTTAAATAGAGTTGGCTCTGGACTTTAGTTGACCAGTACTCTATCATCCCTAATCTGATACAGCTATCATCACCATTAGCGGCCTTTTGGCTACAAAAAGCACTGCAGTTAAAAGGCTAGTTTGCCTTAAGTTAAACTAAAAGTAGTAACTTTAATTGGAATTTGTTATAAATAGGATGAAATGGTAAATGTATTAAATCACTGACTGTAGTGACCAGACAGTTGTTAGACTGGATGTTTTAGGAACATGACAACCACAGAATAGTTTTGATTTGTTTGTAaaaagtccaaaaaaaaaaaaaaaaaatatccatgtCAGCACATACAAGTTAATTAAGGTAACGTTCCATTTAAACATACCATTTCTATGCACACCCCTATGAGAAGCAGATTTTTTTCAGGTAATAGAAAGGCACACAGAggaccaccatttttttttttttaggtttattttacagtttttaaatcagaattCTTTAACTCAGACCGATTCCTGCACTGGGGGTTCATACCCATCAGCACGTTCCACTTTGGCACCAGTCTCGTCTCCTGCTGGTTTTCCAGCTCCTCCACCCTCGCCATGAAGTTCCATTAGTTTGCCCACTGTGGGGGGGAAgtatgtaatattaaaaaaaaggccaTGCATACACAGGAAAAGAActagtaaatgtaaataaaggaACATCAGAACGATCTCATGTCAGTAATCACAAGAACTCATATGGGACCGAAACAGTTTGTCATCATGTTTCCAGAAATGTTAAGAAAAGTGAATCAACACATAAAATAAAAGCATGGAACAAAAATGTATGTTCTGAGCTAAGCTATCTGAAAGGCTGCATGTGACTGCAGGCTTATTTTCTACACTAAAAGGATTCTACCATATAATTCCTGATAAAGTGGGGCATTTTAGTAACAATACAATACACCTTGGCACAAACATTCTGTAAAAGACATGATTTTATAGATATGTTCAGCAAAGCtggaactgaataaaaaaaaatcaggagaaATAAGAGGTCATTCTGCCACCTTAGGGCACATCTCTGCTTGACCACACTTCAGTTGGGGGTGTGCTTTACCCTTTAGGTCTGGTTTAAAACGGACTCCTGAATTTAAGCAAGTTTGGTAAAGGTGTACATGTAACTTCCATCCCAGATTGCACTTTGCTAAACCTCTGCTTATGACATCTCTGGCCATATTTACCACCAGTAAACATTTTACAGAAAAGTCAATGAAACAAGTATGTTTCCACAGCagttaaatacatatttattcaaATCTGCTGTTCAACACATTCATTAAATTAATGCTCAGAGTAATCCTCGATCCTAAACTATGAACACAGAGTTACAACTAATTAGAACAATATTCCCTAAATAACTTTAAAGTGAGAATTTCACGAAGTGTTGCCATAAGACAGCAATCTCATGATAGATTTAAAGTTGAAAATTAGCTTACGCTCAAACTTTGGCTTCTTCAGCATCTTCACTTTACGGACATAAACATCGTGGAGAGGATAAATTGACTGGCAGGCCTTTTCAATATCTTTGCCTATGCTGTCTGGAATCCTAAAACATGAGAAAATAAAAAGGATTGTTCCAAGTCTTTAAAAAGTTGCAAATAATCTGTATTACCCTGAAAAATGTGTTATAAAAATGGTATATCAAGTTTGCCaatctaaagttggccatacatcaATAAAATCAATTGTAACTTAAAATTATCTGCCGAGGCaccatatctgccagtgtatgctGCATCAGAAATGAAGAGGAGCCGCAGCTCTCTCTCGACCTCTGTCGTTTCAATCATTCAGGCTGTCAGTCCAAACAGATTAAAAAGGTAGCCATACTGTGTGGCCCCACATGCAGTATCCATCCACTGGGACAAAAGTGCTGGCCTACGCATGATGAACTCAGGTTTTCAAAAATAACTTGGTTTGACAAAGGAAAGTCAGAACGATCTCAAAGCAATAATCACAGATGATCATTTGGGACCGAAACATATTGTCATCATTCATTCCCAGAAGCCAAACCATAAAACTCACAGGATATATACACACTTCGTGGAAACTTACAGTTTATTAACAACCTCTTTAAGGTCGTTTGTTTGCACTTCACGGGTCATAATTTCCATCATCTTCTTGCGAATTTGACGGACCTGCTGGTGTTGAGCATAGGAAGTCTTTCTGATTTGATTGTTGCGCTTTTTAGTGAATCCAACACAGAACAGGCGGAGCAAGTAGCCATCTGTGGTCTTCACATCAACATGTGCTTCAATCATGGTCTGAAAAGAGTTAAGCAAGTCAGATCTCAAGGCATTTAACCCATTCTTAAAGAACTTAAGCGTATATTTCACCTCAGCACTCAATGTAAATTTTCACATCAGGTGAGTTTGGAAAAAGTAATTCCAGAAATAACTAGAAAGCAACTGCTGCATGTACTGgcaaagtaaattatttgctgcTTATTAAAACAGGAAGAAGTGCATCAAAGGAACATTACAGGCACTTTGGAAGGTCCAAAATTATTAAAAAGGCAAACTATACAATAAAGAGTCCTACTGAATTTTCCAGGCAGACAATAATGGAAGCCCTTACGTTACATAAAGTGTCAGTTTTCAAGAAAATACACCAATTCTAACCATACTTGctgcatttatacattttttataaaaataatccaTTTTGAGAAGGATATTAAACTATTTGATTTTAATCTTAGCACAGTTCAAACATTCTATTTTATCTATGTACAAACAAGTAAATAAACCTCAAGAATGAATGGAACTGACAATGATTTTGAGAGAGCAACTGTCCCATAGAGTGAAGCACATGGACACTGGTTTCATGTGTTTATCTGTAGATCTGCATAGTCAGACCACCAGCTAagaaaaatgttaaaggagacaatCTTCTGTGTTTGTCTTTTTAAATGGTGCTCGGCTACCAAATATTAGCAAAACTTGAAGCATGCTGGAGACTGTactccaaggggtatatttatcatgctgtgtaaaaagtggagtaaaacatcaccggtgaggttgtttatagcagccaatcagatgctttgctttgattttctaactgttgaaatctaattgctgattggttgccctgggcaacatttctggtaatgcttcactccactttttacacagcatgataaatataccccttagtgtcagAACACTGGAGGTGCAGGTTTGAACACACCTAAACACATGAGCTAAGGGTTTGCCTGGTTGTACCCCTAAACACAGAGAAAGCAGCATTTTCATACATCTACTTGTGTTTTGGACTGCATGTTGTACTCTCAAAATACACCTGCATTAAAATATATGTTATGTTCAATAG contains these protein-coding regions:
- the rps3a gene encoding 40S ribosomal protein S3a, with product MAVGKNKRLTKGGKKGAKKKIVDPFSKKDWYDVKAPAMFNIRNLGKTLVTRTQGTKIASDGLKGRVFEVSLADLQNDEVAFRKFKLITEDVQGKNCLTNFHGMDLTRDKMCSMVKKWQTMIEAHVDVKTTDGYLLRLFCVGFTKKRNNQIRKTSYAQHQQVRQIRKKMMEIMTREVQTNDLKEVVNKLIPDSIGKDIEKACQSIYPLHDVYVRKVKMLKKPKFELGKLMELHGEGGGAGKPAGDETGAKVERADGYEPPVQESV